The Prionailurus bengalensis isolate Pbe53 chromosome D2, Fcat_Pben_1.1_paternal_pri, whole genome shotgun sequence genome window below encodes:
- the DYDC2 gene encoding LOW QUALITY PROTEIN: DPY30 domain-containing protein 2 (The sequence of the model RefSeq protein was modified relative to this genomic sequence to represent the inferred CDS: substituted 3 bases at 3 genomic stop codons): METDYLKRCFGTCLGQALAEVAKVRPSDPIEYLAHWLYHYRNTSRAKEEDSREKIRLKEKYDNSLKETEMTEMLKQEECQIQQKYDKCHQPLVSVANSTMKTVFIQENTKPVEKDGLRQESLPGTSNMVPGMPQXIPSXETSGQADCSVETPQEINSXAFRHKIAPRMHPGSKSP; the protein is encoded by the exons ATGGAAACGGACTACCTGAAGAGGTGCTTTGGAACCTGCCTGGGCCAGGCACTGGCAGAGGTGGCAAAGGTTCGGCCCAGTGACCCCATAGAGTACCTGGCTCACTGGCTTTATCATTACAGGAATACCTCTAGAGCAAaagaagag GATAGCCGAGAGAAGATCCGGCTGAAGGAAAAATACGATAATAGCCTCAAAGAAACCGAAATGACAGAAATGCTGAAGCAAGAAGAGTGTCAGATTCAACAGAAGTATGATAAGTGTCACCAG ccaCTGGTATCTGTAGCTAACTCCACAATGAAGACTGTATTCATACAAGAGAACACAAAACCCGTTGAGAAGGATGGCTTGAGGCAAGAATCTTTGCCAGGCACTTCCAATATGGTTCCCGGAATGCCTCAATAGATTCCTTCTTGAGAGACATCTGGCCAGGCTGACTGCAGTGTTGAAACTCcacaagaaataaattcctaggcTTTTCGGCATAAAATTGCTCCCAGAATGCATCCTGGCTCCAAATCTCCTTAA